TTTACGTCGCCCATCCATGGCTTTGGGTTGGTTAATTATCGGTTTGCCAATGTGTTGAAGAGGATGTGCGCTTTGTCGCAGCCAGGGGCAAAATTGCGTTCGGCGGTTGGATTTTGGAAAACCGCGCCTTAATATGGCTCTAAACTAGATGGGTCGCGCGCCGCAGCGCCCTACGCGGCGAAGTGACCTATCTGTCTGCTGCACGACCAGGAATAAGGTCGCCGGCAACCAAAAGCAGCCGGGCATTTCCCGGCCCTTCCATTGGGCAGACTGAAGGTTGAAATCATGGATTATCGCGGCATTTTCGAGGATGCGCTCGACGCCCTTCGGCAGGAAAAGCGCTACCGTGTGTTTGCAGACCTCGAGCGCGTCGCCGGCCATTTTCCCAAGGCCATCTTTCGCGACGATTCGGACAATGCCCGCGAAATAACCATCTGGTGCTCGAACGACTATCTGGGCATGGGGCAACATCCCAAGGTGGTCAGCGCAATGCAGGAAACCGCCGGCAAACTCGGCGCAGGCGCGGGCGGCACCCGCAACATTTCGGGCACCAACCGCCCGCTGGTCGAGCTGGAGCGTTCGCTCGCCGACCTTCACCGCAAGGAATCGGCACTGGTCTTCACCTCGGGCTTCGTTTCGAACGAAGCGGCGATCTCCACCATTGCCCGGCTCATGCCCGATTGCATCATCTTCTCGGACCAGCTCAACCACGCCTCGATGATCCAGGGCGTGCGCCAGTCGGGCATGGAAAAGAAGATCTTCCGGCACAACGACATCGCGCATCTGCGCGAATTGCTGGCGGCAGTCGATCGCAAGCGACCGAAGCTCATCGTCTTCGAATCCGTCTACTCGATGGATGGCGACATCGCCCCGATCGAGCAGATCGCGGACCTGGCCGAGGAATTCGGCGCCCTCACCTATATCGATGAAGTGCATGCCGTGGGTCTTTACGGCGAGCGCGGCGGCGGCATCACGGACCGTGACAAGCTCACCCATCGCATCGACATCATCGAAGGCACGCTGGCCAAGGGCTTTGGCGTGATGGGCGGCTATATCGCGGCCAACAAGTCGATCGTGGATGCTGTGCGCTCCTACGCGCCCGAATTCATCTTCACCACCGCCCTGCCCCCGTCGCTCTGCGCGGCGGCCCGCGCTTCGATCGAGCACCTCAAGGCTTCCCAGGTCGAGCGCGCCGGCCAGCAGCGCCAGGTGCAGCTCACCAAGGAAATCCTCACCGAGGCCGGCCTGCCGGTGATGGCGACCGATACGCATATCGTGCCGCTGATCGTGGGCGATGCGCGCCTCTGCAAGGCGGCCAGCGACCTGCTGCTCGAAAAGCACAACATCTACATCCAGCCGATCAACTACCCGACGGTTCCCAAGGGCACCGAGCGCCTCCGCATCACGCCGACGCCGATGCATACCGACGAGATGATCTTCGAACTGCGCCATGCTCTGGTGAGCGTCTGGGCCCAGCTCGAACTCCCCCGCGAACGCGCCCCGGCGGCGCTCACGGCCAGCAAGCTGACAAGCGGCGACCTGACGCTGCCGACCATCGGCGGCTAACGGAAAGAGAAAAAGGGCGCCTCTGGCGCCCTTCTTGTTTCAGGCCCCAGCGCCGAAGTCCAAATTGGTTGGACGTGGTGGACGGGTGCCGTAAATCGAAGTCGGATCTATATCCGGGCCGACAGGCTCGAGTGCGAAGCCCCTTGCCCAGCAACGCCCAAGGCCTTCGAGAAAGAAGCCGAAATGCAAGCTGGTGGCGTCTTCGGGCACATCCAGAACGACGCATCGGTCAGTCCAGCCGTTAGTACCCCTGAGGGCGCCATCGCGGGGTCGATTGACCATGTTGTCGAACCTGAGGACCTGCCCCGGCGCTCGATCAACTCGCATCCAGATCGTCGCGAGATCTACTGCTTCGGTCTTGAGGCTGGCGCTGAGGCGCAGACGTTTGCCGCGATAGTCGTCGGCGTCCACGCTTTGCATGAGGACGGCGA
The sequence above is a segment of the Paradevosia shaoguanensis genome. Coding sequences within it:
- the hemA gene encoding 5-aminolevulinate synthase, producing MDYRGIFEDALDALRQEKRYRVFADLERVAGHFPKAIFRDDSDNAREITIWCSNDYLGMGQHPKVVSAMQETAGKLGAGAGGTRNISGTNRPLVELERSLADLHRKESALVFTSGFVSNEAAISTIARLMPDCIIFSDQLNHASMIQGVRQSGMEKKIFRHNDIAHLRELLAAVDRKRPKLIVFESVYSMDGDIAPIEQIADLAEEFGALTYIDEVHAVGLYGERGGGITDRDKLTHRIDIIEGTLAKGFGVMGGYIAANKSIVDAVRSYAPEFIFTTALPPSLCAAARASIEHLKASQVERAGQQRQVQLTKEILTEAGLPVMATDTHIVPLIVGDARLCKAASDLLLEKHNIYIQPINYPTVPKGTERLRITPTPMHTDEMIFELRHALVSVWAQLELPRERAPAALTASKLTSGDLTLPTIGG